The following are from one region of the Ignavibacteriota bacterium genome:
- the bcp gene encoding thioredoxin-dependent thiol peroxidase: MALKVGDKAPAFKLKNQDEETISLSGLKGKPVVLYFYPKDDTPGCTKEACNFRDEFPKFGKLKAEIIGISTDSVKSHKKFAEKYGLPFILLADEKKQVVQEYGVWKEKNMYGRKYLGIERTTFIINSDGRIANIFPKVKVDEHNKEVMEALKEL; encoded by the coding sequence ATGGCACTAAAAGTTGGTGACAAAGCACCTGCATTTAAATTGAAAAATCAGGATGAAGAAACGATTTCACTTTCCGGGTTAAAAGGTAAACCAGTCGTTCTGTATTTTTATCCGAAAGATGACACTCCTGGTTGTACAAAAGAAGCTTGTAATTTCAGGGATGAATTTCCGAAATTTGGAAAACTCAAAGCAGAAATAATCGGAATCAGCACTGACTCAGTTAAATCTCATAAAAAATTTGCAGAAAAGTACGGGCTTCCTTTTATTTTACTTGCTGATGAAAAGAAACAAGTGGTTCAGGAATACGGAGTCTGGAAAGAAAAAAATATGTACGGCAGAAAATACCTGGGAATTGAAAGAACAACTTTCATTATTAATTCGGACGGAAGGATCGCCAATATATTCCCGAAAGTGAAAGTTGATGAACACAATAAAGAAGTAATGGAAGCATTGAAAGAGTTATAA
- a CDS encoding 6-carboxytetrahydropterin synthase → MGKKVYLTRRETFAAAHRLFKPGLSDEENFKLFGKCSNPNWHGHNYILEVTVLGEVNPETGFVLDIKALKEIVHKFVIAKVDHKNLNIDTDFMKGLIPTSENISIAIWNQLADKISGGKLFSVKLYETENNYFEYKGE, encoded by the coding sequence ATGGGAAAAAAAGTTTATCTCACAAGACGCGAAACTTTTGCTGCAGCTCATCGGTTGTTCAAGCCCGGACTGTCAGATGAAGAAAATTTCAAACTCTTTGGTAAATGCAGCAATCCAAATTGGCACGGACACAATTATATATTGGAAGTTACCGTTTTGGGTGAGGTCAATCCTGAAACCGGTTTTGTTCTGGATATCAAAGCACTGAAAGAAATAGTTCACAAGTTTGTTATTGCAAAAGTTGATCATAAAAATCTGAATATAGATACTGATTTTATGAAGGGCTTGATTCCTACGTCTGAAAATATTTCAATCGCTATCTGGAATCAGTTGGCTGATAAAATTTCCGGTGGAAAACTTTTCTCCGTTAAGCTTTACGAAACAGAAAATAATTACTTTGAATACAAAGGAGAATGA
- the folE gene encoding GTP cyclohydrolase I FolE → MNNSKVKMLIGDLLENIGENPKREGLLDTPRRVADAYEFLTSGYNKNIEEVMNDALFNEKYDAMVLVKNIDFYSLCEHHMLPFYGKVHVAYIPDGKIIGLSKIPRIVEVFARRLQVQERMTQQIADTIEKYLQPRGVAVVSEAFHMCMMMRGVEKQNSSATASAVYGDFKEDPRTRSEFLNLIGHKNL, encoded by the coding sequence GTGAATAATTCAAAAGTTAAAATGTTAATTGGTGACTTATTAGAAAACATTGGCGAAAATCCGAAACGCGAAGGATTGCTTGACACTCCGCGGCGTGTGGCTGATGCTTATGAATTCCTTACTTCAGGTTACAATAAAAATATTGAAGAAGTAATGAACGATGCTCTTTTCAATGAAAAGTATGATGCAATGGTGTTAGTGAAAAATATTGATTTCTATAGTTTGTGTGAACATCATATGCTTCCTTTTTATGGGAAAGTTCATGTTGCTTATATCCCGGATGGAAAAATAATCGGACTGAGTAAGATCCCACGCATTGTTGAAGTTTTTGCCAGAAGACTTCAGGTGCAGGAAAGAATGACACAGCAGATTGCTGACACTATTGAAAAATATTTGCAGCCAAGAGGTGTCGCTGTTGTTTCTGAAGCATTTCATATGTGTATGATGATGCGAGGAGTTGAAAAACAAAATTCATCAGCAACTGCAAGTGCTGTATATGGTGATTTTAAAGAAGATCCACGAACAAGATCCGAATTCTTAAATTTAATCGGTCACAAAAATTTATAA
- a CDS encoding SDR family oxidoreductase, translated as MLKKDGIWITGASSGIGKAVALEFAKIGCNVFISARRVHELERLKDEAGKSGENIFSFPCNVASSANVEQTFKKIANESEINCLINNAGVTSFKHAADNSVNEINDIINTNLLGSIYSIKSVLPTFIKNDSGTIINILSVVVKKNFTRSSVYAASKMGLLGYSNSLREEVRKHNIRIINVIPGATETSMWSQEIRKEKSNLMMNPESIARIIVSAYLQKDNLVTEEIVLRPITGDLA; from the coding sequence ATGCTTAAGAAAGATGGGATCTGGATAACAGGTGCAAGTTCAGGAATCGGAAAGGCTGTTGCGCTGGAATTTGCAAAAATCGGGTGTAATGTTTTTATTTCTGCAAGAAGAGTACACGAATTAGAGCGATTGAAAGATGAAGCAGGGAAATCCGGTGAAAATATTTTTTCATTTCCGTGTAATGTTGCTTCATCTGCTAATGTAGAACAGACATTTAAAAAAATTGCAAATGAATCTGAAATAAATTGTCTGATAAATAACGCCGGAGTAACTTCATTTAAACATGCTGCTGATAATTCAGTAAATGAAATAAACGATATTATCAATACAAATCTGCTCGGTTCTATTTACTCAATTAAATCTGTACTTCCGACCTTCATTAAAAATGATTCAGGAACTATTATTAATATACTTTCTGTCGTAGTGAAAAAGAACTTCACGAGAAGTTCTGTGTATGCGGCTTCAAAAATGGGTTTACTTGGTTACAGCAATTCTCTGAGAGAAGAAGTTCGCAAACACAATATCAGGATAATTAATGTGATTCCCGGCGCAACCGAAACTTCCATGTGGTCACAGGAAATCAGAAAAGAAAAAAGTAATCTTATGATGAATCCGGAAAGTATAGCGAGGATAATCGTTTCAGCATATCTTCAGAAAGATAATCTGGTAACTGAAGAAATTGTGTTAAGACCAATTACAGGAGATTTAGCATAA
- a CDS encoding RNA polymerase sigma factor, which produces MNSQKDDQELIRDFLSGDEKSFNLLAKRYQERIYWHARRMLGDHDDANEIVQQVLMVMYKKLNMFNFNSAVYTWIYRITATRSLNLLKKRNLKKILLFSTDDSFENHGYTDIIENIETRETFSKMEKHLLKLPVRQREVFVLRNFDDLTYEEISGITGRSVGALKANYFHAFRKMKELMEKNG; this is translated from the coding sequence ATGAATTCACAAAAAGATGACCAGGAGCTCATTCGGGATTTCTTATCTGGAGATGAGAAGTCATTTAATCTGCTTGCAAAGAGATACCAGGAAAGAATTTACTGGCATGCTCGCAGAATGCTCGGTGATCATGACGATGCTAATGAAATCGTTCAGCAGGTTTTGATGGTGATGTACAAAAAGCTGAATATGTTTAATTTCAATTCGGCGGTGTACACTTGGATTTACAGAATAACCGCAACACGCAGTTTAAATTTGCTGAAGAAAAGAAATCTGAAAAAAATACTTCTGTTTAGTACTGATGATTCATTTGAAAATCATGGTTATACGGATATAATTGAAAACATTGAGACAAGAGAAACATTTTCGAAAATGGAAAAACACTTATTGAAATTACCTGTCAGACAAAGAGAAGTATTTGTATTAAGAAATTTTGACGACTTAACTTATGAGGAAATTTCAGGAATAACAGGAAGATCAGTTGGTGCATTAAAAGCAAATTATTTTCACGCTTTCCGCAAAATGAAGGAACTGATGGAAAAAAATGGATAG
- a CDS encoding tetratricopeptide repeat protein, whose protein sequence is MKLRVILQISSIMFLVFVSSLYSQEMSADAKKLLLAGDSLTKAENYADAIKSYDQALAISKDYRIYFQKSLAQKKAQDLDGALISLEECLKLKNDFDAAYNALGIVQFSRGNFQEAKNNFEKFLTLSTKEETNKSVKKNLSITYFKLSGEEITKGDTLKAIDDLNKSIEYDNYDASYFTLAKLYAARGEWDKSIAAAENALKYKSKITEGGPYFYMGKSYKGKGDTQKAKEMFEKAKTDPAFQKNAEHELGLLK, encoded by the coding sequence ATGAAATTAAGAGTGATTCTCCAGATCAGCTCAATAATGTTTTTGGTTTTTGTTTCATCACTTTATTCGCAGGAAATGAGCGCTGATGCAAAGAAACTTCTTCTTGCTGGTGACAGCCTGACAAAAGCCGAAAACTATGCTGATGCTATTAAATCTTACGATCAGGCTTTAGCTATTTCAAAGGACTATAGAATTTATTTTCAAAAAAGTCTTGCTCAGAAAAAAGCTCAGGACCTTGATGGCGCATTAATCTCATTAGAAGAGTGTCTGAAGTTGAAAAATGATTTCGATGCAGCTTATAATGCGTTGGGTATAGTTCAATTTTCCAGAGGAAATTTCCAGGAAGCAAAAAATAATTTTGAAAAATTCCTGACGCTGTCAACTAAGGAAGAAACAAATAAAAGCGTTAAGAAAAATTTATCTATAACTTATTTCAAACTTAGTGGTGAGGAAATTACAAAAGGTGATACTCTGAAAGCTATCGATGATCTTAATAAGTCAATTGAATATGATAATTATGACGCAAGTTATTTTACACTTGCTAAATTATATGCCGCGCGAGGTGAATGGGATAAATCTATTGCTGCCGCTGAAAATGCTTTGAAGTATAAATCAAAAATAACTGAAGGCGGACCATATTTTTATATGGGGAAATCATACAAAGGAAAAGGAGATACTCAAAAGGCAAAGGAAATGTTTGAAAAAGCCAAAACTGATCCGGCATTTCAGAAAAATGCTGAGCATGAACTAGGATTGTTGAAATAA
- a CDS encoding outer membrane beta-barrel protein, whose translation MKENYFIIVVILILTAYPNFTNAQLVKIGAGGGLTQILAPENSTKEVSEGGLGYSTEWNFGIVGKVDLPLIPFTPRAFILYHTLSGTGNEPPVLTKISADEGEVEFSQSILEAGAGVQFNFIPAPLGFDPYLALDLSFSKFGDAKASFFEQEFTTDGFNRFGAGVGFGSEITIIPMINLDLYLSYKMFNLMGKEDGEETLSAITLDAFVIFNFL comes from the coding sequence ATGAAAGAGAACTACTTTATAATTGTTGTTATACTGATTCTGACTGCATATCCAAACTTTACTAATGCTCAATTAGTAAAAATTGGTGCTGGGGGCGGCTTAACGCAGATCCTTGCACCTGAAAACTCAACAAAAGAAGTATCAGAAGGTGGGCTTGGCTACTCCACTGAATGGAACTTTGGTATTGTAGGTAAAGTGGATTTACCATTGATACCGTTTACGCCAAGAGCTTTTATTCTTTATCATACTTTATCCGGAACCGGTAATGAACCACCGGTATTAACAAAGATATCTGCGGATGAAGGAGAGGTAGAATTCAGTCAATCAATTCTTGAAGCTGGTGCTGGTGTTCAATTTAATTTTATTCCTGCCCCACTCGGATTCGATCCATATCTCGCACTTGATCTTTCGTTTAGCAAATTCGGTGATGCGAAAGCCTCATTCTTTGAACAAGAATTTACAACGGACGGATTCAACAGATTTGGTGCCGGTGTAGGTTTCGGTTCCGAAATCACAATAATTCCAATGATCAATCTTGATTTATATCTGAGTTATAAAATGTTTAATCTGATGGGTAAAGAAGATGGTGAGGAGACTTTAAGTGCAATTACCCTCGATGCATTTGTGATTTTTAATTTCTTATAA
- a CDS encoding tetratricopeptide repeat protein, which produces MHKIFISIITLLLGLPLFAQNLTEKFNDAMNAYNNQLYSEAYKIFDEVIKDYDVEDELYSVARFYAANSLLKMGKKDESTSGFEYIVNSIVWSKFREESLFKLGLIYYDLNRFALSRKNHLMLIYQYPNSEYLGSSMYWIGESYSAEGKLDDAIEFLTQAIEDKSANRYRDHSIYALASIYEKKHDYQNAVKYYDQLLTYHSNSSLALEAQVRIGVCYFYLKDYYNSILELNNPDIQKLPTENLSEALYLLANSHYRVEEYSDAANTYSEVIKRFPNSDIYRNSQYGLAWSLFQQSKYGEAYQVFNTLSEGYDSIAIKSFIWKGESKRYAGQTNEALAIFQNFLVKYPDDPSTTLVENLIGLIYFDQNKFEQSTQYLTNATSSEDPLTRAKAFTMIGEIELQNKNYIKARGNFDPAVRISSEESEVHLRALLGLGVSLFHLGDYNEAVENFRQAETIDPAFEQDKINFYMAESYYSLGKYQEALSRYNNIKSTEIEYVRQVTYSKGYCQFNLGNYSNAAYLFSEFIQNYPDDFRMTDAKLRLADSYFGSKNFAAASKIFKEVFKSGKFSSDDPYTYFQYAQALYKSGESNAAIDEFRNLQKKFPDSKYGESSLFTIGFIRFQEGEFEEAINDYRMVMQIYKKSSLTPAVYYSIGDAYFNLGEYDSAIVNYRNVLAKYPSSEYAYDAINGMQYSYVAAGRSNEAINLIDRYVSQNPNLKFSDQIYFKKGEIYYSQRDYENAKLSYQEFLVKYPKSSFVPEAYYWLGKSSQNLKQDDEAIFYFSKVFDNYPGSESAAVSVIELGKMYEAKGNYQAGIDVLERASSKLKDSPRLPEVLFLKGSAYIKVDDVQKAYATFEELAMYHPETVFADRGKIEMGLIDLAISRFNEADKNFLDVAGRRTDDLGAKAQYQYGVSLFEQGKYSEAVSALVRVRTVFSQYEPWISRSYLLMGDCYVKMNDKRQAEEMYRVVVTKHKGNELGEEARQKINKLK; this is translated from the coding sequence ATGCACAAAATTTTCATTTCAATAATAACTTTATTGCTTGGACTTCCCTTATTTGCTCAGAATTTAACTGAGAAATTTAATGATGCAATGAACGCATATAATAATCAGTTATACTCGGAAGCTTACAAAATATTTGATGAAGTTATAAAAGATTATGATGTAGAGGATGAACTTTATTCTGTCGCAAGATTTTATGCTGCAAACTCATTGTTGAAAATGGGTAAAAAGGACGAATCGACATCTGGTTTTGAGTACATTGTAAACAGCATAGTTTGGTCCAAATTCAGAGAAGAATCTCTATTCAAACTTGGTTTGATCTATTACGACCTGAATCGTTTTGCACTTTCAAGAAAAAATCATCTTATGCTTATCTATCAATATCCGAACAGCGAATATCTTGGCTCATCAATGTATTGGATTGGAGAATCTTATTCAGCCGAAGGTAAACTGGATGATGCAATTGAATTTTTAACTCAGGCAATAGAAGATAAATCAGCCAATCGTTATCGTGATCATTCAATTTATGCGTTGGCAAGTATTTATGAAAAGAAACATGATTATCAGAATGCTGTGAAATATTATGATCAGCTTTTAACTTATCACTCAAATAGTTCTTTAGCTTTAGAAGCACAAGTCCGGATTGGTGTATGTTATTTTTATCTGAAAGATTATTATAACTCGATACTTGAACTAAACAATCCGGATATACAGAAACTACCTACGGAGAATTTGTCTGAAGCATTATACCTTTTAGCAAATTCACATTACAGAGTAGAAGAATATAGTGATGCTGCGAATACATATTCTGAAGTGATTAAACGATTTCCAAACTCAGATATCTATCGAAATTCACAATACGGATTAGCCTGGTCTTTGTTCCAGCAATCAAAATACGGTGAAGCTTATCAGGTTTTTAATACACTTTCAGAAGGTTATGATTCGATTGCAATCAAATCATTTATTTGGAAGGGAGAATCAAAAAGGTATGCAGGACAAACTAATGAAGCGCTTGCAATCTTCCAGAATTTTCTTGTTAAATATCCGGATGATCCATCCACAACATTGGTGGAGAATCTGATTGGATTGATTTACTTTGACCAAAACAAATTTGAACAATCAACACAATATCTGACTAATGCAACTTCGTCAGAAGATCCATTGACCAGAGCAAAAGCATTTACAATGATAGGCGAGATTGAATTACAAAATAAGAATTATATAAAAGCACGCGGAAATTTTGATCCGGCTGTAAGGATTTCTTCGGAGGAAAGTGAAGTTCATCTTCGGGCACTACTTGGTCTTGGTGTTTCTCTCTTTCATCTTGGAGATTATAATGAAGCAGTTGAAAATTTTCGTCAGGCAGAAACTATCGATCCTGCTTTTGAACAGGATAAAATTAATTTCTATATGGCTGAAAGTTATTATTCATTAGGAAAATACCAGGAAGCGCTTTCCCGATATAATAATATAAAAAGTACTGAGATCGAATATGTCAGACAGGTAACTTACTCCAAGGGTTATTGTCAATTTAATCTTGGTAACTATTCTAATGCTGCATATCTGTTTTCTGAGTTTATTCAGAATTATCCGGATGATTTCAGAATGACTGATGCAAAGCTGCGTTTAGCCGATAGTTATTTTGGTTCAAAGAATTTTGCTGCAGCCAGTAAAATTTTCAAAGAAGTTTTCAAATCTGGTAAGTTCTCTTCCGATGATCCTTATACATATTTTCAGTATGCACAGGCACTTTATAAATCTGGTGAGTCGAATGCGGCGATAGATGAATTTCGAAATCTTCAAAAAAAATTTCCTGATTCAAAATATGGTGAAAGCTCACTCTTCACTATTGGATTTATAAGATTCCAGGAAGGAGAGTTTGAAGAAGCCATAAATGATTACAGAATGGTAATGCAGATTTATAAAAAATCTTCATTAACACCAGCAGTCTATTACTCAATTGGTGATGCTTATTTTAATCTTGGAGAATATGACTCAGCTATCGTCAATTACAGAAATGTTTTAGCAAAATATCCTTCATCAGAATATGCGTATGATGCAATAAATGGAATGCAATACAGTTATGTAGCAGCCGGTAGATCGAATGAAGCTATCAATTTGATAGATAGATATGTTAGTCAAAATCCTAATCTGAAATTCAGTGACCAAATATACTTTAAGAAGGGAGAAATTTATTACAGTCAGCGTGATTATGAAAATGCCAAATTGAGTTACCAGGAATTTTTAGTGAAGTACCCAAAAAGTTCTTTCGTACCGGAAGCTTACTACTGGTTAGGAAAAAGTTCGCAAAACCTGAAACAGGATGATGAAGCTATTTTTTATTTCAGCAAAGTATTTGACAATTACCCGGGTTCAGAATCCGCAGCGGTTTCGGTTATCGAATTAGGGAAAATGTATGAAGCAAAAGGTAATTATCAGGCGGGAATTGATGTGCTGGAAAGAGCATCATCTAAATTGAAAGATTCACCTAGATTACCAGAAGTTCTTTTCCTCAAAGGTTCAGCATATATAAAAGTGGATGATGTTCAGAAAGCTTATGCAACTTTTGAAGAATTGGCGATGTATCACCCGGAAACAGTATTTGCTGATCGTGGAAAGATTGAAATGGGTCTGATTGATTTGGCGATTTCCAGATTTAATGAAGCTGATAAAAATTTTTTGGATGTTGCCGGACGAAGAACTGATGATCTTGGCGCAAAAGCACAATATCAATACGGAGTATCACTCTTTGAACAAGGTAAATATTCAGAAGCTGTTTCAGCGTTGGTTAGAGTTAGAACTGTTTTCTCACAGTACGAACCATGGATTTCCCGATCATACTTATTGATGGGCGATTGTTATGTGAAGATGAATGATAAAAGACAGGCTGAAGAAATGTATCGTGTCGTTGTAACCAAGCACAAAGGAAATGAACTTGGTGAAGAAGCAAGACAAAAAATAAATAAACTTAAATGA
- a CDS encoding TonB-dependent receptor — protein sequence MMKYLLVILLISCSVILPQGENPNVELPDFVILGKDVISVRKVDKLKPDYISTVSDDFLKPAYKPDFLEVAEISNPVESELSRLDSANFRKGFLEFKAGLNQLPAGRLNYVFPYTGGMIYGFVSGYNQRAYQENSDKQNLHGGLDFSYSLPTDINVLPGTRFKLSGDHSKNIFKFFGSNDPERKRNLNIGNTSLSIQNLYMKEFNFDLRSGGEFTYADDEKFNESIFYVDLFTRLRFAKFSINLSGLYQHQNLSTDSLSDANTDGYYFRPTASLEIFKKVMLEAGITFSASKGDNLNGLFASGSAEVAKNLILFAEYSPIGEYLTAGKFLRNNYYYDQQDLNRVFFKKKNKIRATIKYEYDRYYQIDGGIEFYDADNLPYYNNINNSGYFEVITTDATSWDIFLNMLYHLGPFGYFYGSANYLNVQDSDSRKIPYNPNFKASLIYGYVFSTEWKAETKLDYFSERYADIENTDSRKLPGNFDLSLKVDYSFQENFGVFFELNNIFNTKRTLWEGYQEAPIDALLGINYYFD from the coding sequence ATGATGAAATATTTATTAGTCATATTATTAATTTCTTGTTCAGTAATATTACCTCAAGGCGAAAATCCAAATGTGGAGTTGCCTGATTTCGTGATTCTTGGTAAGGATGTAATCTCAGTAAGAAAAGTTGATAAACTAAAACCTGATTATATCTCAACAGTTTCGGATGATTTTCTCAAACCAGCATATAAACCTGACTTTCTGGAAGTTGCAGAGATTTCAAACCCTGTTGAGTCTGAATTATCACGACTTGATTCGGCAAATTTCAGAAAAGGTTTTCTTGAATTTAAAGCAGGATTAAACCAGCTTCCTGCAGGAAGATTAAATTATGTATTTCCTTACACAGGGGGAATGATCTACGGATTTGTGTCCGGGTATAATCAGCGGGCTTATCAGGAAAATAGCGATAAACAAAATCTTCATGGAGGACTTGATTTCAGTTACAGCTTACCGACCGATATTAACGTTCTTCCGGGAACCAGGTTTAAATTAAGCGGTGATCATTCAAAAAATATTTTCAAATTTTTTGGTTCAAATGATCCTGAACGCAAACGAAATTTAAATATTGGAAACACTTCTCTAAGTATTCAAAATCTGTATATGAAAGAATTTAATTTTGATCTCAGAAGCGGTGGAGAATTTACTTATGCAGATGATGAAAAATTTAATGAGTCAATTTTTTATGTAGATTTATTCACAAGGTTAAGATTTGCTAAATTTAGTATTAATCTGTCAGGATTGTATCAGCATCAGAACTTGAGCACTGACTCTCTTTCCGATGCTAACACTGATGGATATTATTTCAGACCAACAGCATCACTAGAAATTTTCAAAAAGGTAATGTTGGAAGCTGGCATTACTTTTTCGGCATCCAAAGGTGATAACCTTAATGGTCTCTTTGCTTCCGGGAGTGCAGAGGTTGCAAAAAATCTGATACTGTTTGCTGAATATTCACCTATTGGTGAATACTTAACTGCCGGAAAATTTTTGCGTAATAATTATTATTATGACCAGCAGGATTTGAACCGAGTGTTTTTTAAAAAGAAGAATAAAATTAGAGCAACAATCAAGTATGAATATGATAGATATTATCAGATAGATGGCGGAATTGAATTTTATGATGCAGATAATCTTCCGTATTATAACAATATAAATAACTCAGGTTACTTTGAAGTAATTACAACAGATGCTACGAGCTGGGATATTTTTCTTAATATGCTTTATCATCTTGGACCTTTTGGATATTTCTATGGATCCGCAAATTATTTGAACGTTCAGGATTCTGATTCCAGAAAAATCCCTTACAATCCGAATTTCAAAGCATCACTAATTTATGGATATGTTTTTTCTACAGAGTGGAAAGCAGAAACAAAGCTTGATTACTTCTCTGAAAGGTATGCGGATATAGAAAATACCGATAGTAGAAAACTACCGGGTAATTTTGACTTGAGCTTAAAAGTTGACTATTCATTTCAGGAGAATTTTGGTGTATTTTTTGAATTAAATAATATTTTTAATACTAAAAGAACTCTATGGGAAGGATATCAGGAAGCGCCCATTGATGCACTTTTAGGAATTAATTATTACTTTGACTAA